The nucleotide window CATGTAGAATTATTCACAACATTTAAATTAAAATGATCCTGAAAAAACTTACTTTTGATTATTCATTATACATCATGGTCAATTCTAAAGAAATATTAAAAGATCACATCTCTAAATTCACTTCTCTTACTGATGAACAACTTGACTATGTTTTCGGACATTTTGATCTGATTACTTTAAAGAAAGGGCAAAGTCTTATTTCGGAAGGCGATTTCGTGAATCATGAATATTTTGTTCTGGAAGGCTGTTTGAAAGCATTTTATCTTAATGACAATATGAAAATGTTTATTCTTCAGTTTGCCATGCCGACGTGGTGGGTAACGGATTTTGATGCTCTTTACAATAAAACAAGGGCTACCATTAATGTAGACTGCATTACAAATGCAGCAATTTTGTCCATTTCCAATGAGGACAGGGAAAAAATCTGTAAAGAAATTCATCAGGTTGAACATTTTTTCAGATGGCGGACCAATAAAGGGTATGTAGCTGCACAGAAACGCCTTCTTTCTTTTATGAATAATGATGCCAAATTCAGATACCAGGAGCTTTTATCTATGTATCCCCAACTTTATAATCTGGTTCCGAAACACCTCATAGCTTCATATCTGGGAGTGACGAGAGAAACTTTGAGCAGGCTTCATCAATAATCTGCAGCTTTTTATATTGTTTATTCTCATCTTCATTTTGTGAGGTACATCACGTAAATATTTCTTTCGGTGAGCTGAACTTTGTATCCATATTTAAACCCAATAAAAATGGATACAAAAATTTTTAAAGTCAATACCGAAAACAGTACTATCGACTGGATCGGAAGAAAAGTTACAGGAGCTCATAACGGTACAATCCGCATAAAAGAAGGCAATTTCATATTTGAAAACCAAAAACTTCAGTCCGGAAAGTTCATCATTGATACCCGCTCCATCAAAATCCTTGACATTGAGGATAATGAAACCAATAGACAGTTTGCCAACCACCTGGCTTCTGATGATTTCTTCAATGTTGAACAGTTTCCTGAAGCTTCATTTGAAATTACTCATGCAGAACCTGGTGATGAGAATTTTTATTACGTACAAGGACATCTTACCATCAAAGGTATTACTCAACCTATCGACACCAGCCTTCATATTGTAACAACAGATAATGCCGCTGTTCTAAAAACCAGACTTGTAGTAGACAGAACAAAATTCAATATCAGATTCAGGTCCTCTAACTTCTTTACCAATCTGGGTGATACGTTGATCTACAACAACTTTGATTTAAACATTCATCTTATTGCGGAAGCTTATTAATTCAATAACTCTAAAAATTTACCATCATGCCATTCATCAAAGTCGATGTGCTTCGCGAAGACCTTAACCGCGAAACAAAACAACAGTTAATCAGAAAAATCAGTGAAGCTGTAACCTCAGTTTTGAATAAAGATCCTCATTTGACACATATTGTTATCAATGAGATTGAAGACGATAACTGGGGGTATGCAGGAGAACAGGTTTCTGTATTAAAAGAACAAGGATTTTCAACAGTCAAAAAATAAATCAGCAATGAAAAAACAAACCGTAATCGTAACAGGAGCCTCTTCAGGAATAGGATTGGAAACTGCCCGGTATTTTTTAAATCAAGGAGATAACGTGGTCATTAATTCACAAACGGCAGTCAAATTAGAGAAAGTGTATCATGAACTGGGAGCCGCAGAAAATCTCGCAATGGTTGCCGGAAATGTTTCGGATAAGACAACAGGAGAAGCGCTGGTGAAAACAGCTTTAGAAAGATTCGGATCTGCTGATGTGCTCATCAACAACGCCGGAATCTACGAAAACAAACCATTTCTGGAAGTTACTGAAGACTATCTGGACCGTTTTTTAAGCACCAATTTAAAAGGAACCTTCTTTACCACGCAGGCCGTCATTCCTCAAATGATCAGGCAAAAAGATGGTGTGGTGATCAATATAGGAACGCCATTAGTGTACCACGCCATTGCCCAATCTCCTTCTACGGCACCTATTTCGAGTAAGGGAGCTATTCATGCACTGACATTGCAGCTTGCGGCAGAGTTTGGAATAGACAATATCAGGGTGAATACAGTTGCGCCGGGATTGATCAGGACTCCAATGCATGGTGCAGACCTAGATAACAATGCAGGAATACACCTCATCAACCGTATCGGGGAGCCTGAAGAAGTGGCTCAGATGATTTTTGCTATTGCTAAAAATAAATTAATCTCCGGGGCTATCATCAATGTTGACGGAGGGATGGGTGCCGGACATCATTTATCATGAAACTATCATTAATTATAGCATGGCTGCTCAGCTTTCCGTTGAGCGGTCATGCACAAAATCTTAAGAATATGAAAACCATTCAGGCATCAGAAACCGAAATAAGAAATGTGATAGAGCATTATTATTTCAAAGGAATTTATAAAGGCGATACAGAACTTTTGAAAAAAGCTTTCTATAAAGATGCGCTGCTTTTCGGAGATATCAATGGAATTCCTTATTTCAAAACTGCAGAACAGTATATTGAAGGAGTCGGAAACCGCGTAAGTCCGGAAAAATCGGGAAAGGATTTTATAGCTGAAATTATTTCAGTTGATATCATCAATTCAATTGCTGTCGCGAAATTGCATGTAAAAATGTATGACTTCAATTATTATAATTTCATAACTTTCAATCATACAGAAGGGAAATGGCTCATTATTAACAAGACACTGACCCATGTACAACCTTAATTCAATCTTTAATGTAGTAAACCGAAAAAATATGTGGAACAAAAATAGAATTACAGAATTAACCGGGATTGAATACCCTATCTTTCAAGGCCCTTTTGGCGGAGATTTTTCTACTGTTGAACTGACAACTACAGTGAGTAATCTTGGCGGACTTGGAGGTTTTGGAGCCTACACTATGTCACCCCATGAAATCTATGACATTCACCATAAAATACAGTCGAAAACTGATAAACCATACAATCTTAATCTGTGGGTAAGCGATCATGATATCATTGACGAAAAACATACAAAAGAGCAATATCAGAAGGCTGTTGAAACTTTCAAACCTTATTTTGACCTTTTGGATATAGATATTCCGGCACCTCCACCCTCTTTTGAATCCAGATTTCAAAATCAGCTGGAAGTGATCTTTGACATCAAACCTAAAGTTTTCAGCTTTATGTTTGGGTTGCTGAATGAAAACATCATCGAAGATCTTCATCATCAAGGAACTGTTGTGTTGGGAAATGCGACCACGCTGGATGAAGCTGTTGCTTTGGAAAAAACCGGAGTAGATATTATCGTCGCCTCAGGATTTGAAAGCGGCGGCCACAGACCTTCATTTCTGGACAGGTCTGAACTTTCTACAACGGGAACTTTTGCTTTAATTCAATTAATCCGGGATCGTGTAAAGATTCCTGTAGTTGCTGCCGGAGGAATCGCGGACAGCCATGGCATTGCAGGTGCTTTTCAGCTGGGAGCAGAAGCTGTGCAGATTGGAACGGCTTTTCTTGCAACTGAAGAATCCGGGGCACTACCCTTTCACAAAGAACTGTTGTTTTCCGAAGCTGCAAAATCCACCACTCTTACCAGGGCGTACACAGGAAGATTAGGGCGCGGAATTACGACAAAAATCACAAAGGATGTTTTGACTGCGACTGATAAAACATTGCCGTTTCCTTTGCAGGCTCAATTCATGGGAACCTTGAGAAAAGCTGCTTTAGAACAAGAGAAAAATGATCTGGTATTTTTCTGGTCCGGCCAGATTGCTCCGGTTTTAAAGCATAAAAAAGCCTCCACCTTAATGAGATCATTAATCGAAGAGGCTTCTGAATTATTAGAATAAATAGATTTTACACGGTCATTCCGATGTCTATTCCTTTAATTTTTCTATACAGATCGGTAGCATAATTATCCGTCATGCCCGAAACGAAATCAATAACTCCGAGAACTTTCTGGTAGTCGGTTCCGTTATCGTAAATAAACTGCTTTGGAATTAATTTCAAAGCTTTTTCGTCATAAGATTTTCTTTTTTCATCAGACTTCAGAATGGAAGGAATAAAGTGATCCAGCAATTCATACATCACATTATAGCCTGCATTTTCAATTTCAACAACCGCTTTATGATTATAAATTTTTTCTACTGAAAAACTCTCAATGTCCTGAAGTGCCTTATTTTCTTTTTTATAGATGTCCAGTAAACCGTTGCCAAGATTTCCTTCAAGAATGGTTTCAAAGTTATGCTTATACATCTCAATTGATTTATTGATTAAGGCATTGATCACTTTTGCTCTTAAATATGAAATCTGTTCATTTTCATTGGAGATAGAGCTTAATTTTGTCTCAATTCTCTGAATGTCATCGGTTTCAGATTTTACCAGCTCGAAAAATAAGTTTTTACAGTCTGCTGTTGAAACAATTCCCAGTCTGTGGGCATCTTCCATGTCAATGATATTGTAGCAGATATCATCTGCTGCTTCTACCAGCCATACGAAAGGATGTCTTTTGAAAATATATGGTTCTTCACTTTCAGCAATAAGCTGCGTTCCTTTGGCGATTTCCAGGAATATATCCTTTTCATTCTGGAAAAATCCGAATTTCTTCCTGTGAATGATTCCTTTTTTCTTAGCTACAGCCTCACACGGATATTTTGCAATGCTTGCCAGCGTTGAGAAAGTAAGCTGAATACCTCCTGCATCTTTCCCTTGCTGCTGCTGTGCCAGCACTCTGATCGCGTTGGCATTACCTTCAAAATTTACCAGATCTGCCCACTCTTTTTCATTGAACTTGGATTTCAGATCTTTTTCATTTCTTTCAAAATAACTTGCAATGGCATCTTCCCCGGAATGTCCGAAAGCGGGGTTTCCCACATCATGGCATAAACATGCAGCAGCTATTACATTTCCTAAATTATGGAGATAAAAGTTCTTTGAATCCTCAGTCAGCTCATTTTTAAAATCTTCAGCAATAAATTCACCGACAATACTTCCTAAACTTCTTCCTACAGATGATACTTCCAGAGAATGCGTAAGTCTGTTGTGTACAAAAACACTGCCGGGAAGAGGAAAAACCTGAGTTTTATTCTGCAGTCTCCTGAAGGCAGAAGAGAAGATAATCCTATCGAAATCCCTTTGAAAATCAGTTCTTGAAGCTTTGGTCTGCGGATTGTTTCCTGTACGTTGATTGGTGAAAATGTGGTTTAAATTCATCATTTTTCAAAATTACTTCAAATTTTAATTGTACGGAATAGTATTTAGATTTTTATTGAACAGATCTCTCATTCAAAAAATCTATTATAATAAACGTTTTTTAGAGGTCGGAAGCTTGAAGAAATATTTTACATTTGGTGCGGCTAATATAACGGAAGAATACTTTTTATTCTTCTTCATGCAAATTTTAAATTCTTTTACAATGAAGGACAACACATGGCTCAACAGATGGGATGAAAGGTACAGCAGCGAAGAGTTTGCGTATGGAACCGAACCGAATAATTACCTGAGGGAGCAACTTAGTCAATTAAAGCCCGGCACTATACTTTTTCCCGCAGAAGGCGAAGGACGGAATGCTGTTTTTGCAGCGACACAGGGATGGCAGGTTTCGGCTTTTGATATCAGTGCCAATGGCAGAAATAAAGCACTGCAGCTTGCTCATCAGCTGGGAACCACCATTGATTATCAGGTTGGAGAACTTTCTGATCTGAATTACCAAAAAGAGCAGTTTGACGTCATTGCACTTATTTACGCTCATTTTCCGGCAGCAGTTAAGTCTTCCATCCATCAGATGCTGAATCAATATCTCCGTAAAGGCGGATTTATTATTTTCGAAGCTTTCAGTAAAAACCATCTTGAATATATCGCCAGGAATGAGAAAGTAGGCGGACCCAAAGATGTTGAATCCTTATTTTCTATTGATGAGATCAAAGCGGATTTCCCGGATTATGATATTATAGAATTAAAAGAAACAGAAATCGAACTCAAGGAGGGTTTGTTTCACAACGGAACAGGCTCTGTTATCCGTTTTGTAGGGCAAAAACATAACTGATCCTGTAATGTTTACATAGGTTTGTTTTAGGATGAAGATTCAGATAATGGAATACTATTTGAATCTTTATCTCAAAACAAACTTATGCCTGAAGGTCCATCCATCATATTAATGAAAGAAAACCTGCAGCCATTTGCAGGCCAGCAAGTGACAGAAGTTTCAGGGAATGCCAAATTTGAAAAAGACTCTTTTATCGGGCAGACCCTTCGCGAAATCCGTACTTTTGGAAAACAGACTTACCTCATTTTTGAGAAAGCGGCCGTCCGTATCCATTTATTAATGTTTGGCTCTTACGGTATTGATGAGCAGACCAAACCTGATAAAAGCCTGCGTTTGGCTTTGTTTTTCCCAACCGGAAGCATTTATTTTTACACCTGCTCGGTAAAATCCGTAGATCTTGAATTTCTCTCCACCATTGATTGGGAAGCTGACGTGATGAGCGATCAGTGGAATCCGAAAAAAGCGGAAGAAAAACTAAAATCGAATCCGAAAATGATGGTGTGCGATGCCTTAATGAATCAGGATATTTTTTCAGGTGTAGGCAACATCATCAAAAATGAAGTCCTTTTCAGGATTGGAGTACAGCCTGAAAGTCTGTTGGGCAATC belongs to Chryseobacterium gleum and includes:
- a CDS encoding Crp/Fnr family transcriptional regulator, whose translation is MILKKLTFDYSLYIMVNSKEILKDHISKFTSLTDEQLDYVFGHFDLITLKKGQSLISEGDFVNHEYFVLEGCLKAFYLNDNMKMFILQFAMPTWWVTDFDALYNKTRATINVDCITNAAILSISNEDREKICKEIHQVEHFFRWRTNKGYVAAQKRLLSFMNNDAKFRYQELLSMYPQLYNLVPKHLIASYLGVTRETLSRLHQ
- a CDS encoding YceI family protein, with the protein product MDTKIFKVNTENSTIDWIGRKVTGAHNGTIRIKEGNFIFENQKLQSGKFIIDTRSIKILDIEDNETNRQFANHLASDDFFNVEQFPEASFEITHAEPGDENFYYVQGHLTIKGITQPIDTSLHIVTTDNAAVLKTRLVVDRTKFNIRFRSSNFFTNLGDTLIYNNFDLNIHLIAEAY
- a CDS encoding tautomerase family protein; this encodes MPFIKVDVLREDLNRETKQQLIRKISEAVTSVLNKDPHLTHIVINEIEDDNWGYAGEQVSVLKEQGFSTVKK
- a CDS encoding SDR family NAD(P)-dependent oxidoreductase — encoded protein: MKKQTVIVTGASSGIGLETARYFLNQGDNVVINSQTAVKLEKVYHELGAAENLAMVAGNVSDKTTGEALVKTALERFGSADVLINNAGIYENKPFLEVTEDYLDRFLSTNLKGTFFTTQAVIPQMIRQKDGVVINIGTPLVYHAIAQSPSTAPISSKGAIHALTLQLAAEFGIDNIRVNTVAPGLIRTPMHGADLDNNAGIHLINRIGEPEEVAQMIFAIAKNKLISGAIINVDGGMGAGHHLS
- a CDS encoding nuclear transport factor 2 family protein, which codes for MKLSLIIAWLLSFPLSGHAQNLKNMKTIQASETEIRNVIEHYYFKGIYKGDTELLKKAFYKDALLFGDINGIPYFKTAEQYIEGVGNRVSPEKSGKDFIAEIISVDIINSIAVAKLHVKMYDFNYYNFITFNHTEGKWLIINKTLTHVQP
- a CDS encoding NAD(P)H-dependent flavin oxidoreductase; amino-acid sequence: MWNKNRITELTGIEYPIFQGPFGGDFSTVELTTTVSNLGGLGGFGAYTMSPHEIYDIHHKIQSKTDKPYNLNLWVSDHDIIDEKHTKEQYQKAVETFKPYFDLLDIDIPAPPPSFESRFQNQLEVIFDIKPKVFSFMFGLLNENIIEDLHHQGTVVLGNATTLDEAVALEKTGVDIIVASGFESGGHRPSFLDRSELSTTGTFALIQLIRDRVKIPVVAAGGIADSHGIAGAFQLGAEAVQIGTAFLATEESGALPFHKELLFSEAAKSTTLTRAYTGRLGRGITTKITKDVLTATDKTLPFPLQAQFMGTLRKAALEQEKNDLVFFWSGQIAPVLKHKKASTLMRSLIEEASELLE
- a CDS encoding deoxyguanosinetriphosphate triphosphohydrolase: MNLNHIFTNQRTGNNPQTKASRTDFQRDFDRIIFSSAFRRLQNKTQVFPLPGSVFVHNRLTHSLEVSSVGRSLGSIVGEFIAEDFKNELTEDSKNFYLHNLGNVIAAACLCHDVGNPAFGHSGEDAIASYFERNEKDLKSKFNEKEWADLVNFEGNANAIRVLAQQQQGKDAGGIQLTFSTLASIAKYPCEAVAKKKGIIHRKKFGFFQNEKDIFLEIAKGTQLIAESEEPYIFKRHPFVWLVEAADDICYNIIDMEDAHRLGIVSTADCKNLFFELVKSETDDIQRIETKLSSISNENEQISYLRAKVINALINKSIEMYKHNFETILEGNLGNGLLDIYKKENKALQDIESFSVEKIYNHKAVVEIENAGYNVMYELLDHFIPSILKSDEKRKSYDEKALKLIPKQFIYDNGTDYQKVLGVIDFVSGMTDNYATDLYRKIKGIDIGMTV
- a CDS encoding class I SAM-dependent methyltransferase, with protein sequence MKDNTWLNRWDERYSSEEFAYGTEPNNYLREQLSQLKPGTILFPAEGEGRNAVFAATQGWQVSAFDISANGRNKALQLAHQLGTTIDYQVGELSDLNYQKEQFDVIALIYAHFPAAVKSSIHQMLNQYLRKGGFIIFEAFSKNHLEYIARNEKVGGPKDVESLFSIDEIKADFPDYDIIELKETEIELKEGLFHNGTGSVIRFVGQKHN
- a CDS encoding DNA-formamidopyrimidine glycosylase family protein; this encodes MPEGPSIILMKENLQPFAGQQVTEVSGNAKFEKDSFIGQTLREIRTFGKQTYLIFEKAAVRIHLLMFGSYGIDEQTKPDKSLRLALFFPTGSIYFYTCSVKSVDLEFLSTIDWEADVMSDQWNPKKAEEKLKSNPKMMVCDALMNQDIFSGVGNIIKNEVLFRIGVQPESLLGNLPAKKRKELIAEARNYSFDFLKWKRDFVLKKHWLVHTKSVCPVCGRKLIKKQTGVGKRRSFFCEKDQKLY